The genomic stretch AAAATATTCAATTGCCTAGAAGATAAACTAGAGCGATAATCGCTTCTAATATCTCCTTGATGGGTAGGTTTGGGAATGTCAAGCTTTCGGTTGAGACTTGCTAGAAAAAAAGCTCTAGACCGAGTTTGAGGAATACCATAGTAAGCTGCATTTAAAATGGATGAGGTGACTTTGTAACCAAAAGATTCAAGTTTTTCAGTGATCTCATTTTTGATAATGCCTTCATAAGCATTTAGAATTTCAGGAACATTTTCCATAACCACATAAACAGGCCTAAACTCCTGTACAAATGTCAAAAAAGTTTGATACAGTTGATTACGAGAATCGTTAAAATAGCGATCACTGGCTGGAATATTTCGGGAAAAACCTTGGCAAGGTGGCCCTCCTACTAATACAGTTAATTTTTCCTGGGTTAAACCTAAAGCTAAACGAAGGTCAGAGGGGTTAACTTCCCGGATATCTTGTTGGAGAATTTTAGTGCTTGGATAGTTATATTTATAGGTAGCGATGGCTTTTTTATCGATTTCAATTGCACAGAGAGATTGAAATCCTGCCAGGTGAAATCCTGTTGTCAAGCCACCTGCACCAGCAAACAGATCAATGATTGTATATGTCATAATCTAAGATACTATAGTATTCAATTGTGATTGTCAAGTGCATGACGTTGAATAGAGTTAAGGATTTTTACTAAACGTTTATCTAAACTCATGAGAAAACTATGATTAGACTCAAACAATGGCAATGGATTGTATTAATCACGCCGATCACAATCATGGTAATTTTTTTGCTGGTGGCGGCGGGAGTCACCATTCATGACTGGGGAATTAATTGGATTTGGGCGGTATTTACCTTGATATTTTTGGGTTGGCGTTGGTTGTTAGTGAAATGGACTCAACCCTTGGTTAAACAGATGGAAACCGTCGTTGCTGAAGTCAATCAGGAACTAGAATCCTCCTTTGATCAACCCATATCTCAATCGACTGCAAATCAGGCAATTAATCAAGTAGAAACAGCCCTACAGGACATTTTAAAAGCCTCCCAAAATGATCCGCCAATTTGGGAAGATAGTTTAATCTTTTGGAAACGCTGTCAAGATGTGGTGACAACTGTTGCTAATATTTATCATCCTGAAGTTAAATATCCTCTCCTCAGCATTTATATTCCTCAAGCGTATCAATTAATGCGAGGAACTGTGGATGATTTAGATCAATGGATGGAAAAATTATCTCCAGTTTTAAATCAAGTTACCGTTGGACAAGGCTATGAAGCTTATCAAGTTTATCAGAAATTAGAACCCTCCGCCCGTAAACTTTGGCGGGTGTGGAATTGGGCACAATGGCTATTAAATCCAACAGTTGCTTTAGCGCGAGTTACGACTCAAAAATCTACCAATCAAGCAACACAACAATTATTAGTTAATTTAGGTCAATCCTTACGCGAATCAGCCTTAAGAAATTTGTGTCGTCAAGCGGTTATTCTCTACAGTGGA from Planktothrix tepida PCC 9214 encodes the following:
- a CDS encoding DNA cytosine methyltransferase, translating into MTYTIIDLFAGAGGLTTGFHLAGFQSLCAIEIDKKAIATYKYNYPSTKILQQDIREVNPSDLRLALGLTQEKLTVLVGGPPCQGFSRNIPASDRYFNDSRNQLYQTFLTFVQEFRPVYVVMENVPEILNAYEGIIKNEITEKLESFGYKVTSSILNAAYYGIPQTRSRAFFLASLNRKLDIPKPTHQGDIRSDYRSSLSSRQLNIFESNLSPIVTIKDAIGDLPSLKDGEEYTHQNYPDSPQNLYQTIIRHESTNVHAQVKAVGSRGYNGYSQ